The sequence below is a genomic window from Sorangiineae bacterium MSr12523.
CTACAACACCGACCCGCACGTCACGAGCCAGAAGCTCACGCCGCTGGCCATCGAGCTTTTGAGCAACGAGAAGCTGCGCGGCGATGGGACGCACCCTTTCTTCGCGTGGTTCCACTACATGGATCCGCACGACAAGTACCAGGGGCACGAAGAGTCGACGCACTGGGGCACACGCCCGCGCGATCTCTACGACGAGGAGGTCTTTTACACCGACCTGTGGATCGGCAAGCTGCTCGACTTCGTGGCCAAAGAGCCCTGGGGCGCGCGCACGGCCATCATCGTGACCGCCGATCATGGTGAGGCCTTCGGGGAGCACGGGCGCATCAAGCATGCGCACGAGTTGTACGAGGAGCTGGTGCACGTGCCGCTCATGGCCTTCGTCCCGGGACAGACCGCCGGCCGGCGCATCGAGTCCACGCGCAGCGCGCTGGATCTCACGCCGACCATCGCCGATCTGCTCGGCGCCAAGCCGCTCGAAGGCTTGCATGGAAAGAGCTTCGCACCGGAGTTGCTCGGTGAGCCGCCCGCCCCGTCGCATGACATCGTGACCGATTTGCCGGAGGACGAGTTCAATCAGCGGCGGCGTACGTTCCGGCACGACGACGCAAAGCTCATCGCGCGCGGCAAGGATCAAAGCTTCGAGCTGTTCGATTTGAAGAACGACCCGCGTGAGGAAAAGGATCTCTTCGGTAAAGATCGCGAGCTCACCCGTGACATGCTGGCACGCTACAAGGAGGCGTCCCGCGCCATTGCCGATGTCGCACCGGTAGGTGGTATTCCGGTGCGAAAGGACTGATTGGCGCTACCCTCGAAGGATGCACCCGACCCACGACGCCCGCGTCATTCTTCGCCGCGCGAACGGTTACGACGTTCAGAACATCCGCGCCATCACGCGCGCGGGGCTCGAGGAACTCGGGCTGCGGCCGTTCGGGCGCACCTTGGTGAAGCCCAACTTGGTCGCCGCCGGTGAGCTTTTCACGCACGCGCACACCCGGGCCGAG
It includes:
- a CDS encoding sulfatase-like hydrolase/transferase → MFSRCLFACSLASLVTASASCSRSEASPAPAGSSNAPQTAAASAPAVDASAAAAPRPPFNVLLITIDSLRADMPWVGYKRPIAPRLTELAGRSTVYTQAYSTSSFTSKSLVGFLSGRYPSELQRTGVFFTRYKDNPPFLCELLAKEQIPCMTGQAHAYLDKGYAGLDRGFAEWKLVPKITFDYNTDPHVTSQKLTPLAIELLSNEKLRGDGTHPFFAWFHYMDPHDKYQGHEESTHWGTRPRDLYDEEVFYTDLWIGKLLDFVAKEPWGARTAIIVTADHGEAFGEHGRIKHAHELYEELVHVPLMAFVPGQTAGRRIESTRSALDLTPTIADLLGAKPLEGLHGKSFAPELLGEPPAPSHDIVTDLPEDEFNQRRRTFRHDDAKLIARGKDQSFELFDLKNDPREEKDLFGKDRELTRDMLARYKEASRAIADVAPVGGIPVRKD